In one window of Bdellovibrio bacteriovorus W DNA:
- a CDS encoding hypothetical protein (COG0204 1-acyl-sn-glycerol-3-phosphate acyltransferase), producing MKNFFKKPNEKVFGLKNLDRDTLIFRVLPRFLLEILRKYFRLEIEGAENIPRRGPVVIAPNHSGYSGFDAFLLGHVIQNEAKRVPRVLTHHFWFLTDTTAIPATKMGFTEATYENGVNALKKGNAIVLFPEGEQGNFKATTKRYQLQEFKRGFVRMALECQAPIVPAIILGAEETHINLKKLKFTKFLKGSVIPLPLNVIPLPAKWRIRFLEPIYLPYKPSAIKDSELMNEIAQDIQERMQKAIKEELEKRGNPFI from the coding sequence ATGAAGAACTTCTTTAAGAAACCCAACGAAAAAGTTTTCGGTCTAAAGAACCTTGATCGAGACACTCTAATTTTTAGAGTTCTTCCGCGTTTCTTACTTGAAATTCTTCGTAAGTATTTCCGCCTTGAAATTGAAGGTGCCGAGAATATCCCTCGCCGCGGCCCCGTTGTCATTGCTCCCAATCACTCCGGCTACTCTGGATTTGATGCCTTTTTACTCGGCCATGTTATTCAAAACGAAGCAAAGCGTGTCCCGCGTGTTTTAACTCATCATTTTTGGTTCTTAACAGATACGACCGCAATACCTGCGACGAAAATGGGATTTACAGAAGCAACCTATGAAAATGGTGTGAATGCCTTAAAAAAGGGAAATGCTATTGTGCTTTTTCCTGAGGGCGAACAAGGAAACTTCAAGGCCACGACAAAACGATATCAGCTTCAAGAGTTTAAACGCGGCTTTGTGCGCATGGCCCTTGAATGCCAAGCCCCGATCGTACCAGCAATAATTTTAGGTGCAGAAGAAACCCATATCAACTTGAAGAAGTTGAAGTTCACCAAGTTCTTGAAGGGCTCGGTGATTCCCCTTCCACTGAATGTGATACCGCTACCTGCGAAGTGGCGCATTCGCTTTTTAGAGCCTATATATCTGCCCTACAAACCATCAGCGATCAAAGACTCTGAATTAATGAATGAGATTGCCCAAGATATCCAGGAACGCATGCAAAAAGCTATTAAAGAAGAATTAGAAAAAAGAGGAAATCCATTTATTTAG
- a CDS encoding imidazolonepropionase (COG1228 Imidazolonepropionase and related amidohydrolases): MVTILKNISELLTLEGAAAKGGRHIQESDLSILKNASIVMAKGQIRWVGPHSKLPKSLAKEKTKEIDRKGLTVLPAFVECHTHLIHAGHRAAEFEMRNQGVSYQEIARQGGGIVSTMRNTRQAKLADLISEGQRRVDNFLAQGVATIECKSGYALNLKDELKMLEASRGLKKARILNTFLGAHALPPEFKSYEEYLKYLAEKVLPVVKKKKLAERVDVFIENGFFPAKASEQYLRAAQELGFDILAHADQLSLSGGTDVVVKLGALSGDHLLQISKKEISALAKSESTAVLLPTADLYMKTKYPDARGLIEAGARVALATDFNPGSSPTQNLNLVGLLARLEMKMTLPEVIAAYTVGASYALNLQSQVGSIEVGKSADVLSTESSWKTLFYSVGESLRGDVFIGGKKVFSSLK; this comes from the coding sequence ATGGTAACAATCTTAAAAAATATCTCTGAATTGCTAACTCTTGAGGGGGCTGCTGCTAAAGGCGGTCGTCATATTCAAGAGTCTGATCTTTCGATTCTTAAAAACGCCAGTATTGTCATGGCAAAGGGACAAATCCGATGGGTGGGTCCTCATAGTAAACTTCCGAAGTCCCTTGCAAAAGAAAAGACCAAAGAGATTGATCGCAAAGGCTTAACGGTTTTGCCAGCCTTTGTAGAGTGCCATACGCATCTTATTCATGCGGGTCATCGTGCCGCTGAATTTGAAATGCGCAATCAAGGAGTGAGTTACCAAGAGATTGCGCGACAGGGCGGTGGGATTGTTTCAACTATGCGGAACACACGCCAAGCAAAGTTAGCGGACTTGATATCTGAAGGCCAACGTCGCGTTGATAATTTCCTCGCGCAAGGGGTTGCGACGATTGAGTGTAAATCTGGGTATGCGCTGAATCTCAAAGATGAGCTCAAAATGCTCGAAGCTTCGAGAGGACTCAAGAAAGCCCGTATTCTGAATACTTTTTTGGGGGCTCATGCTTTGCCTCCTGAGTTTAAGAGCTATGAAGAATATTTGAAATATCTAGCAGAAAAAGTTTTGCCTGTTGTTAAGAAGAAGAAACTCGCAGAGCGAGTGGATGTCTTTATTGAAAATGGTTTCTTCCCCGCGAAGGCATCTGAGCAATACCTCAGAGCTGCGCAAGAGCTAGGCTTTGATATTTTAGCGCACGCCGATCAGCTTTCTTTAAGTGGGGGGACTGATGTGGTGGTGAAGCTCGGAGCGCTTTCTGGGGATCATCTGCTGCAAATTTCAAAAAAAGAAATTTCGGCCTTAGCGAAGTCGGAATCAACGGCGGTGCTTTTGCCGACCGCAGATCTTTACATGAAGACTAAGTATCCAGACGCGCGCGGATTGATTGAGGCAGGAGCTAGAGTTGCGTTAGCGACGGATTTTAATCCGGGCAGTTCTCCAACTCAGAATTTGAATTTGGTCGGTCTCTTGGCGCGGTTAGAGATGAAAATGACCCTGCCAGAGGTGATTGCAGCTTATACGGTGGGGGCCTCCTATGCTCTAAACCTTCAGTCACAGGTGGGCTCTATCGAAGTGGGTAAGTCTGCTGATGTTTTAAGCACTGAGTCCAGTTGGAAGACTTTATTTTACTCCGTTGGGGAGTCTCTAAGAGGGGACGTTTTCATAGGGGGGAAGAAGGTTTTTTCGAGTCTTAAATAG
- a CDS encoding hypothetical protein (COG2931 RTX toxins and related Ca2+-binding proteins) — protein sequence MKPVMKIFCAPLLFTGFSAMAQTQQPAAVNSGAGSSAGFQAVVLSGQAARTGQEGITINISNTCFGTNLRSVSNPLAPTSTVHLRFVLNDKGVMRSYSVKYPANVVLNSGSTDVQAISSGNIEGALTASYAGNSVRINVPISFTTTVDENGEISDDFDVKLQSYSFDQILNSNAGVREYMGTNGPLSASVYSSASKDGKQYSVSAFFPGENGFCGGYYSPLMVFFDDKRPSFTADVDFPLNPSGRTKWPEKGSAGAFIVMDHDGDGKISKESELFGNEGERYANGFESLRKYDSNGDGVIDAKDKDFDKLLLWFDKNGDGVSQKSELVPLKSRIKSISLKYDASTIRAVGDRAEFREKATFIYVEKGKEKKGDVIDVWFAPGTPK from the coding sequence ATGAAACCAGTCATGAAGATATTCTGTGCGCCTTTGCTGTTTACGGGGTTTTCTGCCATGGCGCAGACCCAACAGCCAGCCGCAGTCAACTCGGGAGCTGGCAGCAGTGCTGGTTTTCAAGCGGTTGTACTCTCTGGGCAAGCGGCCCGCACAGGGCAAGAGGGTATTACTATTAACATTTCAAACACTTGCTTTGGAACGAATCTTCGCTCCGTCAGCAATCCGCTTGCGCCGACTTCGACGGTGCATTTGCGCTTTGTTCTTAATGATAAAGGTGTGATGAGGTCTTACTCTGTGAAGTATCCGGCCAATGTTGTTTTAAACAGTGGTTCGACGGATGTGCAGGCGATTTCTTCAGGTAATATTGAAGGCGCATTAACAGCTTCCTATGCCGGAAATAGCGTTCGTATCAACGTTCCAATTAGTTTCACGACAACAGTTGATGAGAACGGTGAGATCTCAGACGACTTCGACGTGAAGTTACAATCTTATAGTTTCGATCAAATTCTAAATTCAAATGCGGGGGTTCGCGAGTACATGGGGACTAACGGTCCACTGAGTGCGAGTGTGTACTCAAGTGCCTCCAAAGATGGAAAGCAGTACAGCGTGTCTGCGTTTTTCCCAGGGGAAAACGGGTTTTGTGGAGGTTATTACTCTCCGCTGATGGTTTTCTTTGACGATAAGAGACCGTCATTTACTGCTGACGTTGATTTCCCGCTCAATCCTTCAGGTCGTACAAAGTGGCCAGAAAAAGGATCTGCAGGGGCTTTCATCGTTATGGATCATGACGGAGATGGAAAGATTTCGAAGGAATCAGAACTCTTCGGAAACGAAGGGGAGCGCTACGCTAACGGGTTTGAGTCTTTAAGAAAGTATGACTCAAATGGTGATGGTGTTATTGATGCCAAGGATAAAGACTTTGATAAGCTTCTTCTTTGGTTTGATAAAAATGGTGACGGAGTCAGCCAGAAAAGTGAACTGGTTCCTCTGAAGTCACGCATTAAGTCGATTTCTTTGAAATACGATGCAAGCACTATCAGAGCTGTCGGAGACCGCGCGGAGTTCCGAGAGAAAGCTACTTTTATCTATGTTGAAAAAGGCAAAGAGAAAAAGGGCGATGTGATTGACGTGTGGTTTGCTCCAGGAACGCCGAAATAG
- a CDS encoding hypothetical protein (COG1340 Uncharacterized archaeal coiled-coil protein), which produces MRPLFNNKGSAFIQALIAVGVVGTMLYFLSPQVIKHREQVTKTSSIISARLALHSMVDYTLFGIKQRWCFSEGFMSEPCAGSGNATTMQILSHPRSIERLLMKHETIDYLRAMGISNPEKALLDKIEMNIGLGSFSALHPVYKMVGELKNYRVSSVGIRIERDRRAIIPEYGKEVYLKVEVSLLDAAGKVIEVGSSRLLTTSYVGVYPREVGSFALLVPGDLRLDSKSGAGVSLGDVAMLQFNSRRERLRYPGLIFESPVFVNGNVYLPEASTVEADNKDNDTVYTPVTFEDKLILGSGVVQRKDLDGVVREFRPRTAGKNADQFWSDVRQMGGFQKGIEVDGARDLGLDYLSGISAGNGTLDPKFMEYCIENNLSKYDLKRTEKADLRGEQLKSQARSYVYRLGLTSMNRFNPQGVEPAVPKLLTSLGDKLDWAFGKDHGGPVAGYEIKIGNMVVAGDLPDNGTVTLEPTVNLEAIKNAATKNKQNAEADARISQDRISGYEKEISSLTSDISDLNSDLRREKDKRPQDSSKIRELDRALDRKEADLRTARSNLRNEKDKLDSAERKVADANKELDRIQRAENVQPKIHISIGRVRNPDNPKDEGYNRSFRDLTVRFENPEFLYDNKLNYADVELKLSAYDVSFANKKNLRSSDDWNKGQLEGILKFTRRGSAIDSLSQLSHYETDKWGRTTFKGKGSLPSQNPYTDYDRDCQHQDGVAFQGTDWSQSFARNSRHSWSFTNKESDRKNIIFDDQNSYRIPGGGGSSTFRVISLAKDCIVEASANFVTGFYTCERLIIKSRSNPLRIIGTFIVSNGVDISPTAYTAGIRWSTIYHPMATYELRNATVLKAADGRSCESLNRFPIWHPYPAMMDVANMYKCNSISLRAKADPFRWTAVDPDCGLVRPTDTATRCKNRMVRFYVLEVARESGI; this is translated from the coding sequence ATGAGACCACTTTTTAACAATAAGGGTAGTGCTTTTATTCAAGCACTTATCGCAGTAGGTGTTGTCGGTACAATGCTTTACTTTTTGTCTCCTCAGGTGATCAAGCATCGTGAGCAGGTGACGAAAACCTCTTCCATTATTTCAGCACGTTTAGCTTTGCACTCGATGGTGGACTACACTCTATTTGGAATTAAGCAGCGTTGGTGTTTTTCAGAAGGGTTTATGTCAGAGCCATGTGCTGGCTCGGGCAATGCTACGACAATGCAAATTCTCTCTCATCCACGATCCATCGAACGTCTTTTGATGAAGCATGAGACGATTGATTACTTAAGAGCAATGGGAATTAGTAATCCGGAAAAAGCACTTCTTGATAAAATCGAAATGAACATCGGCCTAGGATCTTTCAGTGCACTTCATCCCGTTTACAAAATGGTCGGTGAGTTAAAAAATTATAGAGTGTCATCTGTGGGGATCCGCATAGAGCGCGACCGCCGCGCAATTATTCCGGAATATGGAAAAGAAGTTTATTTAAAAGTTGAAGTATCTCTCTTGGATGCTGCTGGAAAGGTAATTGAAGTCGGGAGTAGTAGACTCTTAACGACTTCCTATGTCGGCGTTTATCCACGCGAAGTGGGAAGTTTTGCTTTACTCGTCCCTGGGGATTTGCGATTGGATTCAAAATCGGGGGCCGGTGTGTCTCTTGGTGATGTGGCAATGTTGCAGTTTAATTCACGCAGAGAGCGCCTTCGCTATCCAGGTTTAATTTTTGAGAGTCCAGTTTTTGTAAATGGAAATGTTTATTTGCCAGAGGCCAGTACTGTAGAGGCCGATAATAAAGATAATGACACCGTCTATACACCAGTCACGTTTGAAGATAAATTGATTCTTGGTTCTGGTGTCGTTCAGCGTAAAGATCTTGATGGAGTGGTCAGAGAATTTCGCCCTAGAACAGCAGGGAAGAACGCTGATCAGTTTTGGTCTGATGTTCGTCAGATGGGTGGATTTCAGAAGGGCATTGAAGTCGATGGCGCACGCGATCTGGGATTGGATTACCTGTCAGGAATTTCTGCCGGTAACGGTACTTTGGATCCGAAGTTCATGGAATATTGTATCGAGAACAATCTTTCAAAGTATGATCTTAAGCGCACTGAGAAGGCGGACCTGCGTGGAGAGCAATTAAAATCCCAAGCTCGGTCTTACGTTTATCGTTTGGGTCTGACTTCCATGAATAGATTTAATCCGCAAGGCGTAGAGCCCGCCGTGCCCAAGCTTTTGACGTCTCTGGGGGACAAACTTGATTGGGCCTTTGGGAAGGATCATGGTGGACCTGTTGCTGGATACGAAATAAAAATTGGCAATATGGTTGTTGCGGGTGATTTGCCTGATAATGGAACGGTGACTCTAGAACCCACAGTGAATCTGGAGGCAATTAAAAATGCCGCTACCAAAAATAAGCAAAATGCTGAGGCCGACGCACGTATTAGTCAGGATCGAATTTCGGGATATGAAAAAGAGATTTCATCTTTGACGAGTGATATATCAGATTTAAATTCTGACTTACGCAGAGAAAAAGACAAGCGACCGCAAGACTCCTCTAAAATTAGAGAGCTTGATCGTGCTTTAGATCGTAAAGAGGCGGATCTACGCACAGCTCGTTCGAATTTACGCAATGAAAAAGATAAACTAGACAGCGCTGAACGTAAAGTTGCAGATGCCAATAAGGAACTGGATCGAATTCAGAGAGCCGAGAACGTACAGCCGAAAATTCATATTTCTATTGGGCGTGTGCGCAACCCAGATAATCCAAAGGATGAAGGCTATAATCGCTCGTTTAGAGATTTAACTGTACGCTTCGAGAACCCAGAATTTCTCTATGATAACAAACTAAACTATGCAGATGTTGAGTTGAAATTAAGTGCCTATGACGTTTCGTTTGCAAATAAGAAAAACTTACGTTCTTCAGACGATTGGAATAAGGGTCAATTAGAAGGTATTTTGAAGTTCACTCGCCGTGGTTCAGCTATCGATTCTTTGAGTCAGCTATCACACTACGAAACAGATAAATGGGGGCGAACGACCTTTAAGGGGAAGGGCTCTTTGCCCTCACAAAATCCTTACACGGACTATGATAGAGACTGTCAGCATCAAGATGGAGTGGCCTTCCAAGGTACTGACTGGAGTCAGTCATTTGCAAGAAACTCGCGACATTCATGGTCTTTTACGAATAAGGAATCAGATCGCAAAAATATCATCTTTGACGATCAGAACTCCTATCGTATTCCTGGAGGGGGAGGGAGCTCCACGTTCAGAGTTATTTCTTTAGCCAAAGACTGTATTGTCGAAGCTTCGGCAAACTTTGTGACGGGATTTTATACCTGTGAGCGATTGATTATTAAGTCGCGTTCAAACCCACTCAGAATCATCGGCACCTTTATTGTTTCTAATGGCGTGGATATTTCTCCGACTGCTTATACTGCAGGAATTCGGTGGAGTACCATTTATCATCCAATGGCCACTTATGAACTTCGCAATGCCACGGTTCTTAAAGCTGCCGATGGACGCAGTTGCGAGAGCCTTAATCGCTTCCCGATTTGGCATCCTTATCCAGCTATGATGGACGTAGCAAATATGTATAAGTGTAATTCGATTTCACTGCGTGCAAAGGCTGATCCTTTCAGATGGACAGCGGTAGATCCAGATTGTGGTCTGGTGAGACCAACGGATACGGCAACTCGGTGTAAGAATCGTATGGTGCGTTTTTATGTTCTTGAAGTCGCTAGAGAGTCGGGAATTTAA